The following DNA comes from Thermococcus sp..
TTCAGGGCAACGTTGTATTTGATTCCTTCGCTTGGCTTTAGAGAATCGACCTGCTTGAGGTAATCGCGGTCGAAGCTCTCCCGGCCGATCAGCTCGACGGTTTCCTTTATTCCGATGTTGGAGATGAGAACGTCGTAGGCGAACTCCTCACCGTCTGCCGTGATGACCCTCTTCGCCTCGGGGTTAACTTCAACGACCCTCCTCCTAGTGAGGATTTTTCCGCCGTTTGCCTCCACTATCCTCGCGAGTTCACCGGTCAAAGCTTTACAGCCACCCCTGATTAGTCCAGGTCCACCCCACCTCAAGGCAGCCTTAATCTCCCTCGCCAGCTCACCAGCGGGAACGTCCAGCACGCTGTCGGCCCAGCCGAGGAAGCTCCTGATGAAGAGGTCAACGAACTCGTTGTCGCCTATTCTTTCCCTTATCCATTCTCCCCCGCTCATCTCGGCCTCTTCTCCCTTCGGCAGTTTGTTCCTCTTGATGTCGAGCAGGAGCTTTGTAGCCCTTGCCTTCTCGGTGAAGCTCAGGTACTTCCAGCCATCGCGGTAGTGGAAGGTTTTGTCTTCGTAGAAAATCATACCCTTTGGATTCGAATTGACGATTTGGACATTCGCGTTGAGGAGCCCGAGGAGGTGCGCTAAAGGCCCG
Coding sequences within:
- a CDS encoding NAD(P)/FAD-dependent oxidoreductase → MKPRAVVIGSGIGGLLTASFLAKNGYQVTVIEKAPYTGGRFTNLNYKGFGLSTGAFHMLPHGEDGPLAHLLGLLNANVQIVNSNPKGMIFYEDKTFHYRDGWKYLSFTEKARATKLLLDIKRNKLPKGEEAEMSGGEWIRERIGDNEFVDLFIRSFLGWADSVLDVPAGELAREIKAALRWGGPGLIRGGCKALTGELARIVEANGGKILTRRRVVEVNPEAKRVITADGEEFAYDVLISNIGIKETVELIGRESFDRDYLKQVDSLKPSEGIKYNVALKGKPRVGNTVVFTLDTERINGYNEPSSLSPELAKEGYTLIMLHHALQGRNVKAEQRKGIEDIYRIFPNLDSEGEILLVQTYLDGNPVNRVASGQTVEDFQISDVYVVGDAYKPPGGIEVEGIALGVMKTLERLGLGSFSEWYP